From a single Collimonas pratensis genomic region:
- a CDS encoding DUF1345 domain-containing protein, producing the protein MWLNNLVFRTHPRLVIAIVLGLIVWALAPHSSAITRALIGWNAGVWGYLLMLWWMMARASCEQVKKRAALEDENDTMILVLICVAAVSSIAAVVFGLTQAKDFLPEPKETRYLFTGMTVLGSWFLVGTIFTLHYARLFYAADEATPPLRFPDDEKNPNYWDFLYFSFTMAVAVQTSDVSVMTRSMRKIVLFQSVLTFLFNSAILGLSINIAAGLVG; encoded by the coding sequence ATGTGGCTCAATAATCTGGTTTTTCGTACCCACCCGCGCCTGGTCATCGCCATCGTGCTGGGCTTGATCGTATGGGCGCTGGCGCCGCACAGTTCGGCCATCACCCGTGCCCTGATCGGCTGGAACGCAGGGGTCTGGGGCTATTTGCTGATGTTGTGGTGGATGATGGCCCGCGCCAGCTGTGAGCAGGTCAAGAAAAGAGCTGCGCTGGAGGATGAGAACGATACGATGATCCTGGTCCTGATCTGCGTCGCGGCCGTTTCCAGCATCGCCGCAGTGGTGTTCGGCCTGACCCAGGCCAAGGATTTCCTGCCGGAGCCAAAAGAGACCCGCTATCTGTTTACCGGCATGACGGTGCTGGGTTCCTGGTTCCTGGTCGGTACTATCTTTACCTTGCACTACGCGCGCTTGTTTTACGCTGCAGATGAAGCAACGCCGCCGCTGCGCTTTCCCGACGACGAAAAGAATCCGAACTACTGGGATTTCCTGTACTTTTCATTCACCATGGCGGTCGCGGTACAGACTTCCGATGTCAGCGTCATGACGCGCTCCATGCGCAAGATCGTGCTGTTTCAATCGGTGCTGACCTTCCTGTTCAATTCGGCGATTCTCGGCTTGTCGATCAATATTGCGGCGGGGCTGGTGGGCTAG
- the cynS gene encoding cyanase: MQQANVYQENRVALTSRVIAAKALQDLSWKQLAEGTGLSVAYVTAALLGQHALPKAAAEVVCRHLGFEPEAAAELQMIPLRGSIPGGIPTDPTIYRFYEMLQIYGTTLKMLVHEELGDGIISAINFKLDLKRVEDPDGGSRAVITLDGKFLPNKPY, encoded by the coding sequence ATGCAACAAGCAAACGTGTATCAAGAAAACCGCGTCGCCCTCACTTCCCGCGTCATCGCCGCCAAGGCGCTGCAAGACCTGTCCTGGAAACAACTGGCCGAAGGCACCGGACTGAGTGTGGCTTATGTCACGGCGGCGCTGCTGGGACAACACGCCTTGCCGAAGGCCGCCGCCGAAGTGGTGTGCCGCCATCTCGGCTTCGAGCCGGAAGCCGCGGCAGAGCTGCAAATGATCCCTCTGCGCGGCAGCATCCCGGGCGGCATTCCTACCGACCCGACCATCTACCGCTTTTACGAAATGCTGCAAATCTACGGCACCACCTTGAAGATGCTGGTGCACGAAGAACTGGGCGACGGCATCATCAGCGCCATCAACTTCAAGCTGGACCTGAAGCGGGTGGAGGATCCGGACGGCGGCTCCCGTGCGGTCATCACCCTCGACGGCAAATTCCTGCCGAACAAGCCTTACTAA
- a CDS encoding carbonic anhydrase gives MKSIVDGVLKFQKHTFPGLSGLFKELATTQSPSALFITCSDSRVVPELLTQQDPGDIFVIRNAGNIVPSYSSAPGGVTATVEYAVAVLGVSDIVVCGHSDCGAMTAISSCKCLDHLPAVAGWLRHADSAKVVNAARTHASPAARLSSMVRENVIAQLVNIKTHPSVALALEQGTLNLHGWVYDIETGTIVALDGASNQFVSLAEFPQTVATQTKRNALAA, from the coding sequence ATGAAGTCCATCGTCGATGGGGTCTTGAAATTCCAGAAACACACTTTCCCGGGCCTGTCCGGCCTGTTCAAGGAACTGGCTACCACCCAGAGCCCCAGCGCATTGTTTATCACTTGTTCGGATAGCCGCGTGGTGCCGGAGTTGCTGACCCAGCAGGATCCGGGCGACATCTTTGTGATCCGCAATGCCGGCAATATCGTCCCGTCCTACAGCTCGGCGCCGGGCGGCGTCACCGCCACGGTCGAATACGCAGTGGCGGTGCTGGGCGTGAGCGACATCGTGGTCTGCGGCCATTCCGATTGCGGCGCCATGACCGCCATTTCCAGCTGCAAATGCCTGGATCACTTGCCTGCGGTAGCCGGTTGGCTGCGCCATGCCGATTCGGCCAAGGTGGTGAACGCAGCGCGTACTCACGCTTCACCCGCTGCACGGTTGAGTTCGATGGTGCGTGAAAACGTCATCGCCCAGCTGGTCAACATCAAGACCCATCCTTCCGTGGCACTGGCGCTGGAGCAGGGCACTTTGAACCTGCATGGCTGGGTGTACGACATTGAAACAGGGACTATCGTGGCGTTGGACGGCGCCAGCAATCAGTTCGTCTCGCTCGCCGAGTTTCCCCAGACGGTTGCTACGCAAACCAAGCGCAACGCCCTGGCCGCTTAA
- the cynR gene encoding transcriptional regulator CynR has translation MLLRHIRYLLAVVEQGNFTRAAETLYVSQPTLSQQIRQLEETLGAQLLDRSGRVVRATDAGEAYIAYARRALRELEAGQRAIHDVRDLVRGTLRLAMTPSLTSYLAGPLIARFNASYPGITLQVIEKTLDAIETALAADQVDLGLAFSQVRSTEINSQPLFDEKLCAVVGLAHPLAQRATATLAAAVLTAGELGRQSLALLSSDFATRSFVDAYLQQQGIAPKIAVEANTISAIVEIVCRGGLVTILPEAIAREHPGLQEIQLDPALPHRTVSLLRRKDGYQSAAARAFAELAGSLASAE, from the coding sequence ATGCTATTACGCCATATCCGCTATCTGCTCGCCGTGGTCGAACAAGGCAATTTCACCAGAGCCGCCGAGACCCTGTATGTGTCGCAGCCGACCTTGTCGCAGCAAATACGGCAACTGGAAGAGACACTGGGTGCGCAACTGCTGGACCGCAGCGGCAGGGTGGTGCGCGCCACCGATGCCGGCGAGGCGTATATCGCCTACGCGCGGCGGGCGCTGCGTGAGTTGGAGGCCGGTCAGCGCGCCATCCACGATGTGCGCGACCTCGTGCGCGGCACCCTGCGCCTGGCCATGACGCCCAGCCTGACTTCCTACCTGGCCGGACCGCTGATCGCGCGCTTCAACGCCAGTTATCCCGGCATCACGCTGCAGGTGATTGAAAAGACGCTGGATGCGATTGAAACGGCGCTGGCGGCGGACCAGGTCGACCTCGGGCTGGCCTTCAGCCAGGTGCGCTCTACGGAGATCAACAGCCAGCCGCTGTTCGATGAAAAGCTGTGCGCCGTGGTCGGCCTGGCGCATCCGCTGGCGCAGCGCGCTACTGCTACTCTTGCTGCGGCGGTGCTGACCGCCGGCGAGCTTGGCCGGCAATCGCTGGCGCTACTCAGCAGCGACTTCGCTACCCGCAGCTTTGTCGATGCCTACCTGCAGCAACAGGGCATTGCGCCCAAGATTGCAGTCGAAGCCAACACCATCAGTGCGATCGTGGAAATCGTCTGCCGCGGCGGCCTCGTCACTATCCTGCCGGAGGCGATTGCGCGCGAACATCCCGGCCTGCAGGAAATCCAGCTGGACCCTGCCCTGCCGCATCGCACCGTCTCGCTATTGCGACGCAAAGATGGTTATCAAAGCGCCGCGGCCAGGGCGTTTGCCGAACTGGCAGGCAGCCTGGCTAGCGCTGAATAA
- a CDS encoding efflux RND transporter permease subunit, whose product MNFSALSIKHPVPAILLFILLTIMGLMSFKDMLVQDQPDIDFPFISISTSLPGASPSQLETEVARKIENSVATVTDVRHIYTMINDGVVNTTVEFRLEKDISEAMDDVRDAVNRIRSDLPTDVRDPVYGKANTSGQPIITYTVKSDQLDEESLSWFVDNDVSKALLSVAGVGKIARVGGVNREVLVELDPERMAALNVSAAQISRQLQRVQQEAPGGKADISGARQSVRTIGTVGNVAEVAALQMALPDGHVIRLDQVAKVTDGIGERTALTLLDGKPVVGFEITRSKGASEITVSKAVKKAVAELSKKASHVKIEEAFNNVDVVQENYEGSMSLLYEGAILAVLVVWFFLRDWRATLVAAAALPLSIIPTFMAMKFLGFSLNGVTLLSLALVIGILVDDAIVEIENIVRHLRMGKTPYQAALEAADEIGLAVVATTFTLVAVFLPTAFMSGIVGRFFKQFGWTAAIAVTTSLIVARLLTPMMAAYLLKPIVHEKKESRLMAKYLAVASWCMAHRVKTMGMAALFFILSLAMIPFLPTGFIPPSDRGQTQVTLELPPGSILEETRASSEQARRLLMTNKNVAQVYSAIGGDEARRSTLTVLLKDPPERKEKQTEVDSELRKLLTQLPGLRFTVGGGGNGEEIQLLLSGDDPAALSSVTRAIEREIRTIPDLGNITSSISLVRPEIIVTPNFAKAADLGVTSSAIGETLRIATSGDYDQLVAKLNLPERQIPIRVRLPEDARHDMSVLERLSVQGKSGNVPLSSVADIRFDSGPARIDRIDRNRRVIIHVELNGHEIGEVMDKINALPNVRNLPPNVKRGELGDAEIMKELFSGFALAMLTGVLCVYMVLVLLFKGFLQPVTILAALPLSIGGAFAALLITHNSFSMPSLIGLLMLMGIAVKNSILLVEYAIVARRDHGMSRFEALMDACHKRAQPIVMTTIAMGAGMLPIALGVGADSSFRGPMAIAVIGGLVTSTFLSLLVIPVVFTYVDDLLVWTSSKFRRKPGESVAHMVASKLHITET is encoded by the coding sequence ATGAATTTTTCAGCTCTCTCGATCAAGCATCCGGTTCCGGCCATCCTGCTGTTCATCCTGCTCACCATCATGGGCCTGATGAGTTTCAAGGACATGCTGGTGCAGGATCAGCCCGATATCGATTTTCCCTTCATTTCGATTTCCACCAGCCTGCCGGGCGCTTCGCCCTCGCAGCTGGAAACCGAAGTGGCGCGCAAGATTGAAAATTCGGTCGCGACCGTCACCGATGTCCGTCATATCTACACCATGATCAACGACGGCGTGGTGAATACCACCGTCGAGTTCCGCCTGGAAAAGGATATCTCGGAAGCGATGGACGATGTGCGCGATGCGGTCAACCGCATACGCAGCGATTTGCCTACCGACGTCCGCGATCCGGTCTACGGCAAAGCGAACACCTCGGGCCAGCCCATCATCACCTATACCGTCAAGTCCGACCAGCTGGATGAAGAATCCTTGTCCTGGTTCGTCGATAATGACGTGTCCAAGGCCTTGCTGTCGGTGGCGGGCGTCGGCAAGATCGCCCGCGTCGGCGGCGTCAACCGCGAAGTGCTGGTGGAGCTGGATCCGGAGCGGATGGCGGCGCTGAACGTGTCGGCGGCGCAGATCTCGCGCCAGCTGCAGCGCGTGCAGCAGGAAGCCCCGGGCGGCAAGGCTGACATCAGCGGCGCGCGGCAGTCGGTGCGCACCATCGGCACGGTCGGCAACGTAGCGGAAGTCGCCGCCTTGCAGATGGCTCTGCCGGATGGCCATGTGATCCGCCTGGACCAGGTCGCCAAGGTGACCGACGGCATCGGCGAGCGCACTGCGCTGACGCTGCTCGACGGCAAACCGGTGGTCGGCTTTGAAATCACCCGTAGCAAGGGTGCCAGTGAAATCACTGTCTCCAAAGCCGTCAAGAAAGCGGTCGCCGAGCTGAGCAAGAAAGCGAGCCACGTCAAGATCGAGGAAGCTTTCAACAACGTCGACGTGGTCCAGGAAAACTACGAAGGTTCGATGTCCTTGCTGTATGAAGGTGCGATCCTGGCGGTGCTGGTGGTCTGGTTCTTCCTGCGCGACTGGCGCGCCACCCTGGTGGCTGCAGCGGCGCTGCCGCTGTCGATCATCCCGACTTTCATGGCAATGAAATTCCTCGGCTTTTCGCTCAACGGCGTGACCTTGCTGTCGCTGGCGCTGGTGATCGGGATCCTGGTGGACGATGCGATTGTGGAAATCGAAAACATCGTACGCCATCTGCGCATGGGCAAGACGCCGTACCAGGCAGCGCTGGAAGCTGCAGATGAAATCGGCCTGGCGGTGGTGGCGACGACGTTTACGCTGGTGGCGGTATTTTTGCCGACTGCGTTCATGAGCGGCATCGTCGGCCGCTTCTTCAAGCAGTTCGGCTGGACCGCGGCGATCGCGGTGACCACTTCGCTGATCGTGGCGCGCTTGTTGACGCCGATGATGGCGGCCTATCTGCTCAAGCCTATCGTGCATGAGAAAAAGGAAAGCCGCCTGATGGCGAAGTACCTGGCGGTGGCCTCTTGGTGCATGGCGCACCGGGTCAAGACCATGGGCATGGCGGCGCTGTTCTTCATCTTGTCGCTGGCCATGATCCCGTTCCTGCCGACTGGTTTCATTCCGCCTAGCGATCGCGGCCAGACCCAGGTCACGCTGGAACTGCCGCCCGGCAGCATCCTGGAAGAAACCCGCGCCAGCTCGGAACAGGCACGCCGCCTGCTGATGACCAACAAGAATGTCGCCCAGGTCTACAGTGCGATCGGCGGCGACGAGGCACGCCGCTCCACCTTGACGGTGCTGCTCAAGGACCCGCCTGAGCGCAAGGAAAAGCAGACCGAGGTGGACAGCGAGTTGCGCAAGTTGCTAACCCAATTGCCGGGGCTGCGGTTTACCGTTGGCGGCGGCGGCAACGGCGAAGAAATTCAGCTGCTGCTGTCGGGCGACGATCCGGCGGCGCTGAGTTCGGTGACGCGCGCCATCGAGCGCGAAATCCGCACGATTCCCGACCTCGGCAACATTACCTCCAGCATCAGCCTGGTGCGGCCGGAAATCATCGTCACGCCGAATTTTGCTAAAGCTGCCGACCTGGGCGTGACGTCTTCGGCCATCGGCGAAACCTTGCGTATCGCTACCTCGGGCGATTATGACCAGCTGGTTGCCAAGCTGAACCTGCCGGAGCGGCAGATCCCGATCCGGGTGCGCTTGCCGGAAGATGCGCGGCATGACATGAGCGTGCTGGAGCGTTTGTCGGTGCAGGGCAAGAGCGGCAACGTGCCTTTGAGTTCGGTGGCGGACATCCGCTTCGACAGCGGCCCGGCGCGGATCGACCGCATCGACCGCAACCGCCGCGTGATTATCCACGTCGAGCTGAACGGCCATGAAATCGGTGAAGTGATGGATAAGATCAATGCGCTGCCGAACGTGAGGAATCTGCCGCCTAACGTCAAGCGCGGCGAACTGGGCGACGCCGAAATCATGAAGGAGCTGTTCTCCGGCTTTGCACTGGCGATGCTGACCGGCGTGCTGTGCGTGTACATGGTGCTGGTGCTGCTGTTCAAGGGCTTTTTGCAGCCGGTGACCATCCTGGCGGCCTTGCCTTTGTCTATCGGTGGCGCATTTGCAGCGTTGCTGATCACGCATAACTCGTTCTCGATGCCGTCGCTGATCGGTTTGCTGATGCTGATGGGGATCGCGGTCAAGAACTCCATCCTGCTGGTGGAGTACGCCATCGTGGCGCGCCGCGATCATGGCATGAGCCGTTTCGAGGCGCTGATGGATGCCTGCCATAAACGGGCCCAGCCGATCGTCATGACCACCATCGCCATGGGCGCCGGCATGCTGCCGATCGCCTTGGGGGTGGGGGCGGATTCCAGCTTCCGTGGACCGATGGCGATTGCCGTCATCGGCGGCCTGGTGACCTCGACCTTCCTCAGCCTGCTGGTGATTCCGGTGGTGTTCACCTACGTCGACGATCTGCTGGTGTGGACGAGCAGCAAGTTCCGCCGTAAGCCGGGCGAAAGCGTGGCGCACATGGTGGCCAGCAAGTTGCACATTACCGAAACCTGA
- a CDS encoding efflux RND transporter periplasmic adaptor subunit, producing the protein MKKPSLKLVVIAVLVVVCGSAAVWAMTGKSSKPAEKEASKPKASLTVTTTRAQSADWPLTLSANGSIAAWQEAVVGSELGGLQLAEVRVNVGDIVKRGQVLARFSNDSVEAQVAQQKAAVEEAKAALSEADANAERARTLVNSGALSGQQTTQYEVAERSAKARLQSAQASLEMQQIRLRQTQVLAPDDGVISSRTATVGSVASQGQELFKLIRQNRLEWRGEVNATDLLQIKVGQAVKLRVTNGVMVDGKVRMIAPTVDPLTRNGLVYVDLPAPGSAQAGMFGTGQFALGRAAALTLPQSAVVMRDGYSYVYQLGKDDKVIQTKVTLGRRVGDRIEVAEGPNGVTTAMTLVEKGAGFLADGDTVRVAPESKPATPLAMK; encoded by the coding sequence ATGAAAAAGCCATCTTTGAAACTGGTAGTCATTGCGGTGTTGGTCGTAGTCTGCGGTTCGGCCGCGGTTTGGGCCATGACAGGTAAGAGCAGCAAACCGGCTGAGAAGGAAGCCAGCAAGCCGAAAGCCTCCCTGACGGTCACCACCACCAGGGCGCAAAGCGCCGACTGGCCGCTGACCTTGTCGGCCAACGGTAGCATCGCTGCCTGGCAGGAGGCCGTGGTCGGCAGCGAACTGGGCGGCTTGCAGCTGGCCGAGGTGAGAGTCAACGTCGGTGATATCGTCAAGCGCGGCCAGGTGCTGGCGCGTTTCAGCAACGACAGCGTGGAAGCGCAAGTAGCGCAGCAAAAGGCGGCGGTAGAAGAGGCCAAGGCGGCGCTGTCGGAAGCGGATGCCAACGCCGAACGGGCGCGTACGCTGGTCAACAGCGGCGCCTTGAGCGGCCAGCAGACCACTCAGTATGAAGTCGCCGAGCGTAGCGCCAAGGCGCGTTTGCAATCGGCCCAGGCCAGCCTGGAAATGCAGCAGATCCGCTTGCGCCAGACCCAGGTGCTGGCACCTGACGACGGCGTGATTTCATCGCGCACCGCAACGGTTGGTTCGGTAGCTTCGCAAGGGCAGGAATTGTTCAAGCTGATCCGCCAGAACCGCCTCGAATGGCGCGGGGAGGTGAATGCCACCGACCTGTTGCAGATCAAGGTCGGCCAGGCTGTCAAGCTCAGGGTTACCAATGGCGTGATGGTGGATGGCAAGGTGCGCATGATTGCGCCAACCGTCGATCCGCTTACGCGCAACGGCCTGGTCTATGTCGACCTGCCGGCGCCGGGCAGCGCCCAGGCCGGCATGTTCGGCACCGGCCAGTTTGCGCTGGGCCGCGCCGCGGCGCTGACCTTGCCGCAGAGCGCGGTGGTGATGCGCGACGGTTATAGCTATGTCTACCAGCTGGGTAAGGACGACAAGGTGATCCAGACCAAGGTGACGTTGGGACGGCGGGTTGGCGACCGCATCGAGGTTGCCGAAGGCCCGAACGGTGTCACGACGGCGATGACCCTGGTGGAAAAGGGCGCAGGTTTCCTGGCCGATGGCGATACCGTGCGCGTTGCGCCGGAATCGAAACCGGCTACACCGCTGGCAATGAAATAA
- a CDS encoding efflux transporter outer membrane subunit, producing the protein MRLLKMLGSVPLLSVIAGCVVGPTYQVPSPTTSSQAVLPQFQGALPKPEAGATDLTRWWSQFDDPLVAELIATAEASNPSVAQALARIKQARATAGSAGSALYPSVAADASSTRSKSLSGVTGGFGSPTIVSTNSSATFDASWELDLFGGKRKTAEAANARLFARDADWYGAKVSLAAEVGSTLVDYRACVATAAMLAQDLKSREQTAQLTALKVKAGFTAPADGALINGSTADARQKLVVQRTECDLNVKALVALTDIPEPLLRTKLATNERLPTPRAFVVESVPAQALSQRPDIAVAERELAAASAEINVAEANRYPGISLLGSIGIGGFRFDGSSSRSDTWSFGPSLKLPLFDAGLRKAQVDLAQGRYDEAYAGYQLQVRTAAREIEEALVRLDAAARREDDAALAAKEYESYFRANDDKFKAGSGSLFELEDARRTFLAAQTTQISVQHDHVTAWIALYKALGGGWRNQTEQAALPAAPAGSPNAAPNSDRS; encoded by the coding sequence ATGCGTTTATTAAAGATGCTCGGCAGCGTACCCCTGCTGTCCGTGATCGCCGGTTGCGTGGTTGGGCCTACCTATCAGGTACCCTCGCCAACGACATCATCGCAAGCAGTACTGCCGCAATTTCAAGGCGCTTTGCCCAAGCCCGAGGCCGGCGCGACCGACCTGACGCGCTGGTGGTCGCAATTCGACGATCCGCTGGTGGCCGAACTGATCGCCACCGCCGAGGCCAGCAATCCTAGCGTGGCGCAGGCGCTGGCGCGCATCAAGCAGGCGCGCGCCACGGCCGGTTCCGCCGGCAGCGCGCTCTATCCCTCGGTGGCCGCCGACGCCAGCAGCACCCGTAGCAAATCCCTTTCAGGTGTGACCGGCGGCTTCGGCAGCCCGACCATCGTCTCGACCAACAGCAGCGCTACTTTCGACGCCAGCTGGGAACTCGACCTGTTCGGCGGCAAGCGCAAGACCGCTGAAGCCGCCAATGCGCGATTGTTCGCCCGTGATGCCGACTGGTACGGCGCCAAGGTGTCGCTGGCAGCGGAAGTCGGCAGCACTCTGGTGGATTACCGTGCTTGCGTGGCCACCGCGGCGATGCTGGCGCAGGACCTGAAGTCGCGCGAACAGACTGCCCAGCTCACCGCGCTCAAGGTCAAGGCCGGCTTCACCGCGCCAGCCGACGGCGCCCTGATCAACGGCTCGACCGCGGATGCCCGGCAAAAGCTGGTGGTGCAGCGCACCGAGTGCGATCTCAACGTCAAAGCCCTGGTGGCGCTGACCGACATTCCCGAGCCTCTGCTGCGCACCAAACTGGCTACCAACGAGCGCTTGCCGACACCGCGCGCTTTCGTGGTCGAGAGCGTGCCGGCGCAGGCCTTGTCGCAGCGACCCGACATTGCCGTCGCCGAGCGCGAGCTGGCAGCTGCCAGCGCCGAAATCAACGTCGCCGAAGCCAACCGCTATCCGGGTATTTCTCTGCTCGGCAGCATCGGCATAGGCGGCTTCCGCTTCGACGGCAGCAGCTCGCGCTCCGATACCTGGTCGTTCGGTCCGTCGCTCAAGCTGCCGTTGTTCGATGCTGGGCTGCGCAAGGCCCAGGTCGATCTGGCGCAGGGGCGTTATGACGAGGCGTATGCCGGCTATCAGTTGCAGGTGCGGACCGCCGCGCGCGAAATCGAAGAAGCCCTGGTGCGCCTGGATGCGGCGGCACGGCGGGAAGACGACGCTGCGCTGGCGGCCAAGGAATACGAAAGCTACTTCCGCGCCAACGACGACAAATTCAAGGCTGGCAGCGGCAGCCTGTTTGAACTGGAAGATGCGCGCCGCACTTTCCTGGCTGCGCAAACCACCCAGATCAGCGTGCAGCACGATCACGTGACTGCCTGGATTGCCCTGTACAAGGCGTTGGGCGGCGGCTGGCGCAACCAGACAGAACAGGCGGCCTTGCCGGCCGCGCCTGCCGGATCGCCAAATGCCGCGCCAAACTCCGATCGTTCTTAA
- a CDS encoding septal ring lytic transglycosylase RlpA family protein, with amino-acid sequence MMPSPRYRMLLLLRVSACACMLWLPAAQAASAVDAAADAAPVQAHAGDEAAAATQQAMATPTPASLCPAPADDHALTDDDAPKKPVQRGMASWYGGKLHGRKSASGERFNMHAMTAAHPSLPLHSWVLVRNVGNGKMALLKVNDRGPFHSKRILDVSYSAAKQLGFAGKGTARVEVRPLSPSEMTLVKAQIAHGITPAGDAGDCDASEQ; translated from the coding sequence ATGATGCCTAGCCCCCGCTACCGCATGCTTCTGTTGCTGCGAGTGAGTGCTTGCGCCTGCATGTTGTGGCTGCCGGCAGCTCAGGCGGCCAGCGCCGTCGATGCGGCTGCCGATGCAGCGCCAGTTCAGGCGCATGCCGGCGACGAAGCAGCCGCCGCCACGCAGCAAGCAATGGCGACGCCAACGCCGGCTAGCCTGTGTCCGGCGCCCGCCGACGATCATGCGCTGACGGATGACGATGCGCCGAAAAAACCGGTCCAGCGCGGCATGGCCTCCTGGTACGGCGGCAAGCTGCATGGGCGCAAGTCAGCCAGCGGCGAGCGTTTTAATATGCACGCCATGACAGCTGCGCACCCGAGCCTGCCCTTGCATAGCTGGGTGCTGGTGCGTAATGTCGGCAATGGCAAGATGGCGCTGCTGAAAGTCAACGACCGCGGCCCCTTCCACAGCAAACGCATATTGGATGTCTCTTACAGCGCGGCGAAACAGCTGGGTTTCGCCGGCAAAGGCACGGCCCGCGTCGAAGTACGGCCCTTGTCCCCTAGCGAAATGACGCTGGTGAAGGCGCAGATCGCGCACGGCATCACGCCGGCGGGTGATGCCGGCGATTGCGACGCCAGCGAGCAATAG
- a CDS encoding VOC family protein → MHIHTQAKLNHLSFPTTNVAETAAFFEKYLGCEIIAAGDSCLLKRHDFDIVLDHVSEEQPAWPKNFHFGIELDSLDQVHALYKEFLADGVEMETEVFNNARGSRFFCRTPGGVLLEVNTRADMQQQDQWQKLFS, encoded by the coding sequence ATGCATATTCATACCCAGGCAAAGCTGAACCATTTGAGTTTTCCCACCACCAATGTGGCTGAGACGGCTGCATTTTTCGAGAAGTACCTTGGCTGCGAAATCATCGCTGCCGGCGACAGCTGCCTGCTCAAGCGGCACGATTTTGACATTGTCCTCGACCACGTCTCGGAGGAACAGCCGGCGTGGCCCAAGAATTTCCACTTCGGCATAGAGCTCGACAGCCTGGATCAGGTTCATGCTCTATATAAGGAGTTCTTGGCAGATGGCGTTGAAATGGAGACGGAGGTCTTCAACAACGCGCGCGGATCGCGCTTTTTTTGCCGTACGCCTGGCGGCGTCCTGCTTGAAGTGAATACCCGCGCGGACATGCAGCAGCAGGATCAATGGCAAAAGCTGTTTTCATAA
- a CDS encoding TetR/AcrR family transcriptional regulator, with protein MTTRKRPSLKPRKIPQQSRAGQTVAAILEAAARILETKGIEGLNTNSVAQRAGVSIGSLYQYFPGKDALIVALCQRERAVFFAEAEGALREPSGERALQHLIAASVHQQLRRPALARLLDAEEGRPAIARELAPFIVAMSELIGQILAHEDIPPQPSIETAADDIIAIVRAMVDAAGYRGEEDRAVLEERVSRTLSGYLGMAG; from the coding sequence GTGACCACAAGAAAACGCCCGTCATTAAAGCCGCGCAAGATTCCCCAGCAATCGCGCGCCGGACAAACCGTTGCCGCGATCCTGGAGGCAGCAGCCCGCATCCTGGAAACCAAGGGAATCGAGGGACTCAATACCAATAGTGTCGCGCAGCGCGCGGGCGTCAGCATCGGCTCCCTGTATCAATACTTCCCCGGCAAGGATGCGCTCATCGTTGCCCTCTGCCAGCGTGAACGTGCCGTGTTCTTTGCCGAGGCAGAAGGAGCGTTGCGCGAGCCGAGCGGCGAGAGGGCCTTGCAGCATCTGATTGCCGCTTCCGTGCACCAGCAGCTGCGGCGGCCAGCGCTTGCGCGGCTGCTCGATGCCGAGGAGGGCCGACCCGCCATTGCCAGGGAACTGGCGCCGTTCATTGTCGCCATGAGTGAGTTGATCGGCCAGATCCTGGCGCATGAGGACATTCCGCCGCAGCCGAGCATCGAGACAGCTGCCGACGACATCATCGCCATCGTGCGCGCCATGGTGGATGCAGCGGGATACCGTGGTGAAGAGGACCGCGCAGTCTTGGAAGAGCGTGTCAGCCGCACCTTGTCCGGATACCTGGGGATGGCTGGCTGA
- the groES gene encoding co-chaperone GroES: protein MNLRPLHDRVIVKRLDQETKTASGIVLPEAAAEKPDQGEVLAVGNGKILENGNVRALAVKVGDRVLFGKYSGQAVKIDGNELLVMREEDLFAVVEGK, encoded by the coding sequence ATGAATCTTCGTCCTTTGCACGATCGCGTTATCGTCAAGCGTCTCGACCAGGAAACCAAAACCGCATCCGGTATCGTGCTGCCTGAAGCTGCTGCTGAAAAGCCGGATCAAGGTGAAGTGCTGGCCGTCGGTAACGGCAAGATTCTGGAAAACGGCAACGTCCGTGCGCTGGCAGTCAAGGTTGGCGATCGCGTTCTGTTCGGCAAATACTCGGGCCAGGCTGTCAAGATCGACGGCAATGAGCTGCTGGTGATGCGCGAAGAAGACTTGTTTGCCGTAGTCGAAGGCAAGTAA